The DNA sequence aatcaagagtaagattactaattcagtgttaatatttgagtgggtagTGGAAAAGGTATGCTTCAAGGTTAAATAGGTTAAGAACCGCTGGCATATAccacattaaaaatgtatttacactACAGTAACAGTGgcgtatgtaccgtatttttccgactataagtggcagtttttttcatagtttggccgggggtgcgacttatactcaggagcgacttatgtgtgaaatgatgaacacattagcgtaaaatatgaaataatattattgatgtcattgacgtaagagactagacgtgtaagatttcatgggatttagcgattaggagtgacagattgtttggtaaacgtatagcatgttctatatgttatagttatttgaatgactcttaccataatatgttacgttaacatagcagttggttatttatgcctcatataacgtacacttattcagcctgttgttcactattctttagacattttaaattgcctttcaaatgtctattcttgctgttggcttttagcaaatacatttcccccaacaatgcgacttatactccagtgcgacttatatatgtctttttccttctttattatgcattttcggccggtgcgacttatactccggagcgacttatactccgaaaaatacggtaaacgtcCAACAATACGTCATTTATGGTTGATTTAGTGCAACAAAAATTGGTCAAAGGTGTTAATAACGGACATTATAGAAGATTATATTATCGTTGAAAGCCATTTCAAGAATGCAGAGGACTCTCCCACTTTCTGAGTAGAAAATCCGACCCAGGGGGACGTTCCAGTTGAAATTTTCGACGAGGGACTTgggaaattccgacttcccagtacgGACATGAACGCACCATTCGTGGCGTTTGTGAGAATTGACCTTTGCGTGACATGACAGACGCTGATGTGCATTGCTGAACTTTTCTTTTGACAGGATGTTGCTGAACGTCACCAACCAAACAGACGATGGCTTCTCCTGCTACAGTCCCTCGGTAGAGGTGTACCGCTACTTTGCCGTGCTGTGGGGATGTGCCGTCACCGTCACCGGCACAATTGGGAACCTGATGACCATTCTAGCGTTTGCCTCGGACTCCCACCTGAGGACCCGCTTCAATGTGCTGATTGTCAACCTGGCTCTGGCTGACCTCCTGTACTGCACCGTACTGCAGCCCATTTCCGTTGACTGCTACCTCCACCTCAGATGGCGCAGCGGCGAGCTCTGGTGCAGAATCTTTGGCCTGCTGCTCTTCCTCTCCAACTCGGTCTCCATTATCACCCTCTGCCTGGTAGCTGTGAGTCGGTACTTACTGGTTGGCAGACGGGCCGTTTTCAACCGCGTCTTCTCAAACTGCGGACTCACTTGCCTCCTGATTGCAACGTGGGCGCTCGGCCTGGCCAGCTTCAGCCCGCTCTGGTCCGTGTATGTGTTTGTGCCTCAGGTGTGCACATGCAGCTTCCACCGAATCAGGGGTCGCCCCTACACCACCATTCtgctcttcttctacttctttgtGGGACTGGCCTGCGTCGGCACCTTCTACTTCCTCATTTACCGACGCGTGCGGCTCGCATCGTTGGCCTTGCTACGCTACAGGTTCAGCCGCCGGTCTTCCAAGAAGAAAGCCCCGGAAGCGGACGACAGCGGTGTGGGGAACAGCATGGCCACTTGCAGCAGTGATCTGGGCACCCAGGGGAAATTCACAGAGATAGAGAATCCCCTCCAAAATACGCAATGCAAGACCTCAAAGGAATCACCTGCACACAAGCCAAACCCTGGCGTTGGAAGTGCGCCACCTTTAAGCCCTGCTACCCCCGCCACTGCCAGCTCAGGAGAGGATTCAGAATTTAAGCGTGTGACGCGCATGTGttttgcggttttcctgtgttttgtgTTTTGCTTCGTCCCCTTCCTGTTACTCAACATTGCCGATAAACGCGGCAGTGCCCCGCAGGTGCTGCACATGTTGTGTGCCAACCTCACCTGGCTCAACAGCTGTATCAACCCCATACTCTACGCCGTCATGAATCGACAATTCCGAAAGGCCTACCAtgtgctgctcatcagggcgGCTACACCTTTCTCATACCTCTGGAGGCAAAGCTCCTAAGTTCTTGCATGCTGCATGTacacttttatttgtatttgactttagaaagaaagaaagaaagaaagaaagaaagaaagaaagaaagaaagaaagaaagagctaaaaacaacaactaaaaataatataatatactgtgtatatatgtgtgtatttatatatatatacagtacaggccagatttggacacaccttctcattcacaacacaactgatggccCCAagcccattgataaagcaagaaattccactaatcaaccctgataaggcacacctgtgaagtgaaaaccatttcaggtgactacctcttgaagctcatggagagaatgccaagagtgtgcaaagcagtaatcagagcaaagggtggctattgttaacaaactagaatataaaacattttttcagtgatttcacctatttttgttaagtacataactccacatgtgttcattcatagttttgatgtgacaatctacaatgtaaatagtcatgaaaataaagaaaacgcattgaatgagaaggtgtgtacaaacttgtggcctgtactatatatatatatatatatatatatatttttttttattatatatatatatagggacggcgtggctcggtgggtagagcggccgtgcgttcctagttcgatccccagcttctgccatcctagtcacgtccattgtgtccttgcgcaagacaattcacccttgctcctgatgggtcgtggttagggccttgcatggcagctcccgccatcagtgtgtgaatgtgtgtatgaatgggtgaatgtggaaatactgtcaaagtataacccatttaccatatgtatgtatattttataaatatataatatatataaatgttgtatatgtatatatgtgtgtgtgtgttttttaatatatatgtatgtactatacacataaatgttatatatgtatatatatataaatgtgtatgtatatatacacatttatgtgtatatatgtatatattataaatatataatatatatacatgttgtatatgtatatatgtgtgtattttttaatatatatgtatacactatactgtatatatacacataaatgttatatttgtatatatatatatataaatgtgaatTGTTGCGTGGActcagctcttcctcccagggattttaagttgctggtcactcccaagttctttttatggcacataagctgaagtttaaattgatcaccaggcagtagttggtattttgtggtttattctcaaatatttgacaataatgagaccagccttgcataaCCCATTCAGATGCGTGGCTCTATCCGGTCTGCCTCTGCTTCGCCCTCCCCGTTCTCTCCTACCTCGTTGTTTTGTCTACCCTTTGCATTCCACAGCTTCAAGgcctacacacagtcaaacttttACTAAGCAGACTgaattggaaaaacactagctgttttgtaatatgactatggaagtaaagaagtaacacttaaatatggatatatggaaaaaaatctgGTTCcgtcagtatgtatatatacatttatgtgtatatatgtatatgtttatatgtatgaatatgtattatatactgtatgtatgtattatatataaatatacacatttgtatatacacacacacacacacaggccaaattattttaaccccCCCTCCGAAAAAAGAGtaaatatattttacattcaTTTGTATTTGATTGAGTGATAAAGATGTTTAAGGCCCTATCGACCAACCAGATTTTTACAAACTTTATTTGAAACTTTACAATTAACATTTGTTTTACGTCAACATTTCAACTGGCTCAAGTTTGACttttgtatgtttaatgtattgtgcGTGGGAGGCCTATTTGTAACTATCTGTATTTGAAGTACGTTGTTGCACCATTTGTGTTATATGGGAAAGTCCAACATCTTGCAGAAGCAGCAGGAATTTGTCACTGAGTAGATGATTTATTTGGTAACACTCACATTAAGGAACTTACAGTATGACTCACATTGAAACAAAGTAGGAGGCGGCAGTCGTTCACTGTCACTAATGTAGTACTAGTCAATCAAGTATCCAGGATAAGAGTAATGAGATACTACTATTAATACATTTTGCTTtaattcattaatattattttttgggTATTTAATGCTGTTTCATGCTTGATGGCGCCATCATGAGTAGCGACCAGACCACTCTTTTCAGACTCCAAGTACGCTTGCCTTGTTTTCATCACCActatcagggtttcccacacattcatttatttgtggcggcccgccacgaaagaattacgtccgccacaaattaaaaaaataaaaaaataaaaaatatatatacttttttttttttttattgtcctgtccagcttctcaggcaaatcatatagttgatgtagatgatcatatagtagatgtagatgatcatatagttgatgtagatgatcatatagttgatgtagatgcccatataggctgttcacatttactttacaaaagagaagtgtaggatacttctcttgttgccttatttgtatttgactttattaaatgtatttatattagaaacacaacatgtgtatacaacaaagggtgcaaagtgtgcaggcagtaggaaacacatggttaagtgtagggagtaaaactgatggcagtctaaagttcaagatttttggagctctttgttcagtggatcagatgtttgatgaagctctgtgtctatctaccaccactactgttttatgtttatttgttactgactgtggcaggacacctctgcctctgtttcactttatgttgctggtaaataatatgcttgtagtagtaggctaaagttaaattatttagtatgcactaattaaagcggcagagctttgagacattttagcttttatattttataagatatattttttgtaagaaccacaattaataaatatatttcagtgaataacttaatgttcaaatctgtatataaatatgtacataaagtgttgtaattatattgtaaaatggatggatggatggatggatgtttaaaacaaaactgttattattaattagtaagtatacattttttgagcctttttagagaaaatcaaatcattgtagtaaattatgcaaattactcgatgatgtcatggtgaccacgcccatagccacgcccccaccgccacaggtatcttggcagtttatgggaaacactgactataCACCAATAGTCATGATGTACAACACATATCCAAGGTTATCCACATTTTCGAAATTGAACAAGTACTCCAAAAAAGCTTTGGCAAGTTTACGCTCCAAAAAACTCCTCTGCAAaacatctacagcaggggtctcagacacgcggcccgcgagacgttattttgcggcctgcaccttaatatgaaaatgtaatgttggtgcggcccgcgagttttatatgaatggcgcttgacagcgtcattcttgccaaacctcccgatttttccttctgggagactcccgaatttcagggcaaccattctctccaATGTttgccgattttcacccaaacaacaatatcaagggcgtgccgtgatggcaccgcctttagcgccctctacagcctgtacaaacagcgggccagcccagtcacatgttgtatttggcttctgtacacacacgtaagtgaccaccctcagtgtgacctgtatggctgttgatcaagtatgtcttgcagtcacttacgtgtgtctacagaagcctcatacaacatgtgactggggcGGCACGCTGTTGGTATGTTGAAAAGGccgacgcgacgacaggttgtagaggacgctgaaggcagtgccaTCGTGGCACGCCCTTAATGTTGTTGTCCGGGTAAAAattggggagaatggttgccccgggagattgtcaggaggggcactgaaattccggagtctcccggaaaaatcgggagggttggcaagtacgttgctagggcgggaaagccattcaaagaaggtgaatgcattaaaaagtgcatgttagatttttttaaaggcctactgaaagccactactagcgaccacgcagtctgatagtttatatatcaatgatgacatcttaacattgcaacacatgccaatacggccgggttaacttataaagtgacattttaaatttcccgctaaacttccgcttgaaaacgtctttgcatgatgacgtatgcgcgtgacgtcactagttaaacggaagtattggtacacctttgaatccaatacaaaaagatctgttttcatttcataattccacagtattctggacatctgtgttggtgaatcttttgcaatttgtttaatgaacaatgaagactgcaaagaagaaagttgtaggtgggatcggtgtattagcggctggctgcagcaacacaaccaggaggactttgacttggatagcagacacgctatccgacgctagccgccgaccgcacggatgatcgggtgaagtccttcgtcgcgccgtcaatcgctggaacgcacgtgagcacgggtgttgatgagcagatgagggctggctggcgtaggtggagcgctaatgtttttatcatagctctgtgaggtcccattgctaagttagcttcaatggcgtcgttagcaacagcattgttaatcttcgccaggctggaaagtattaaccgtgtagttacatgtccatggtttaatagtattgttgatctgctgtctatccttccagtcaggggtttatttcttttgtttatatctgcatttgagcccgatgctatcacgttagctctgtagctaaagtgtttcgccgatgtattgtcgtggagataaaaggcactgtgaatgtccatttggcgttctcgactctcattttcaagaggatatagtatcccaggtggtttcaaatacaaatccgtgatccacaatagaaaaaggagagtgtggaatccaatgagccagcttgtacctaagttacggtcagagcgaaaaaagatagtcctgcactgcactgtagtctttcactctcacgttcctcatccacgaatctttcatcctcgctcaaattaatggggtaatcgtcgctttctcggtcggaatctctcgctgctggtgtaaacaatggggaaatgtgagcagcactccagcctgtgacgtcacgctacttccgctacaggcaaggctttttttttatcagcgaccaaaagttgcaaactttatcgtcgttgttctctactaaatcctttcagcaaaaatatggcaatatcgcgaaatgatcaagtatgacacatagaatggatctgctatccccgtttaaataaaaacctttttaagaaatcttttcttgcagcccagcctcacccagtttctgcatccagtggccccccggtcaattgagtttgagacccctgctctaaaacctCCGGGTAGAAACTCCACACATACACGCAATTCCTATTGCTacaccctccaaggtttctcattgtcgtcccattgggttgagtttttctttgccctgatgtgggatctgagccgaggatgtcgttgtggcttgtgcagccctttgagacactcgtgatttatttagggctatataaataaactttggttGACCTTAAATGACTATACTTTTAAACCTGGTGTACCTTTTGCCTTTGTCTGAATcatgaattaaaataaatattctgCATTCATATTTATGGCAACTGCCTTTGACGTAACATGACTTAACATTAACCCTTCGTACACTTTGCGGTGCTTGCTATCACAAGCTTGACTTTTACCGAAGTGTGAGGGCGCCATCTTGTGGCTGAGAAAGCAGTGCAGCAGCACTTGGACGTTCATTTTACAACTCGTAAaatatgacaaacacattcccaCTACAACCATCAAACAGGTGTTAAAACCGTGAACATCTTCGTTTTATCTCAGATAATTAAAGTTGTCTTGGTTTAAAGACACTTGTCTTCTTACCTTCACTTGCCGCCGCCGTTGTGTCGTTTGCGGCAGCTGCTGCCGCCTTACGGCACCTAGTTGTTTtgggcatttcaaaataaaagctttagcTGTTTGTGAATCGATGTTACAATGGGAGGAAATATTAGCCGCGCATGTACAGGCTAGCAACAAACATATTATATAAATGGAATCATTTCATGAATGTTAACATAACAATCAGTCAAAAGATTTGAAGACCCTCTGTGTGACGTGACCCGCGTTGTTTTGTCCAAGAGTCAAAAGTCGGGTCTTCTTGAAGCAACGGTCccaaaccaccggtccggggaccggtaccggtccgtgacgcatttgctaccgggccgcagagaaacattaaataatttattaacGACTGCAAACGACTTAACttcctgtcccactagacacaccaataagcttgcttatagataataataataggttttatttgtaaaaagcactttacattgagcaaacaacctcaaagtgctagtgtattgaaaaaaaataataataaaaagataataaaaaataataataaaaaataaaaactagaacagcctaatagctagaactagtatgcatatatctataaaaaggcttttttttaaagaagggtttttaagccttttttaaaaacatccacagtctgtggtgcccttagGTGGTCAGGgaaagcattccacagactgggagcagaaagcccggtctcccattgttcgtagctttgtcctcggaggttggaggaggttaggggTGAGTAGTTGTTTGAGGTAgaagggggcatttccatggaggcactgctgGGTTGTattggaacaggaagccagtgaaggggatttgagaattggtgtgatgtggtcgtattcccacactctcatcaggatcctcccgaaaagatgtacaataaaactactATTTGGAATGTtctatttgttatattttttacaactttgtgacatgatacactgcacattaatgaacatataaaatgtacatgtgacagattgtagccaaaggctgatttccatctgcatctcattgcaaagaaacaagtccagggcTCCCacaaattcagcgttatagtgagctgtatttttcatgcacttatttttgctgtatttgtttggcacaagtggaaagccggtccctgaaaataatgcctacattaaaccggtccgtggtgcaaaaaaggttgaggaccactTTTTCTAAAGGATTTCAGAAGTATTTATTTACTGCCAgattttgtgtatttaggatccccATAAAAGCCAAATATGTGAATTCAACCTTTGGAGGTGTTAAGATAATTATAATCAATTGTGTCTTTTCCAAACATTGTTTTAGATTTGCCCCGACTTGTGACGTTTACCAACATGTGATGTCCCTAATGTCTCCAAATACAGTAAAGGTTTACTCGAAGTGCTTATTAATAAattccttctttttttctatcccccttgttgcggggcagactggctcttacatgaacatgcatcctccgctgttgtcatttctaatacaaaatagcgtatagttctaacttatattggggaagtgttttacatgtagaaattAATCTGGATATGACTTCTTTGAAACAGGTCACAGGTAAATGTTACAGCGTTGGCCTCACTCCCGCAAAAACAGCCCTCTTTGTTGAAAATGGTAGACAAGTCCAATGGGTTGATGAGTCCAAAAGGGATCACAAGGGGGGAGGACAGtcaaaggaaaaaaaggaagtgATAGAGAACAATACAtttaagttgtttatatttatacatatatatacaatatatatatatataatatatatatatattttatacatacatataatatatatataaatgtatgtatatatatattttatacatacatatacagtatatacatatatatatcctgtatatgtattttatacatacatacatacatacatatacatatatatatattttatacatacatatatatatatatatatatacatacatatatatatatttatatacatatatatttatatacatacatatatatatgtatacatatatatatttgtatacatatatatatatatatatatatatatacatatttttatatacatacatatactgtatatatatatacacacatacatacatacacatacatacatatctatatacatatatatacatatatatatatacatatatatatatatatatatatatatatatatatatatatatatatatatacatatctatatacatatatatacatatatatacatatctatatacatatatatacatatatatacatatatatatatatatatatatatatatatatatatatatatatatatatatatatatatatatacatatatatatatatatatatatatatatatatatatatatatatatatatatatatatatatatatatatatatatatatatatatgcataacatGGCGTTTATCGGTTTTTGCACATAAACCCTTCAATTTATCTGGGGGCCGCGGGAAGGAGGGTGTATGTAAATAtgttcctttatttaaccaggtaaaaacgggttgggggtgtggttatttacagctagaattcaccaactcgagtatttcatatatatatatatatatatatatatatatatatatatatatatatatatatatatatatatatatatatatatatatatatatatatatatatatatatatatatatatatatatgaaatacttgactttcagtgaattctagctatatatatatatatatattttttttttttttttttttttttttttttacatagaaaaagaaaaaaatacttgaatttcagcgttccggtggctatccattagatggcagtattgtcctgtttaacttctccgtttatgatgagtatatcatttcggccaccgtgttcaatggagaagtctgttctacatatttacaggcaacatacaccttccccttccaactgtcctggatgaactgaattcttgtttccattcgttttggaacttgcaagcgtatttcttcatcttgctcgtcgatggcatcgccatgtctgtaacttcctcgttcttctgcttcgtctccttgttgtgtgcgcagttgtgcactctactctctaaaagccgtagatgttatgacgccattgggcaggcaagctgtttatattgtgggaaagcggacgtgagaacaggctgtccccactcaggtccgcattgagctggagggggcgtggcctccagctccggctgaataccgggagtttgtcgggagaaaatctctgccgggaggttgtcgggagaggcgctgaataccgggattgaAGTATGATTGACAGTGTATTTAAGAAAACTATTCATTAcacatttagtttattttagcacaacataattgtatgtaaatatattttttgtcagttatttatgagtcccttcttatgcagtagaTTTATTTAGTATTTATGTGTCTAAtccgcctgacctaagcctaaggtttatgtgttcaaTAAATCATATTTGTGATTAACCCATGCTTTcacatcatttgacaaggttataACTGTAAATAGGTTGGATATAATCATTCAATCcaattcaaatcaagagtaagactaTTTATTCAGttgtaatatttgagtgggacccAGGCACGTAtgtagtgaaaaagttgggccTCGGCGTCAACAAGTTGAAGAACTCCTGCCATCATATATTTAACTATTAGGGTGCGTGGGCTGCAAATACACTAAACTAGGAAGTAGAGGACCACAAAAGATGGCAGCGCAAAAGTGCATTGGCTTGTTTACCATTTCCAAATGTTACTTTTGTTTCTTGGGTGTCAGATCTGTGGTTCAAACAGCAGTTTGAACCACATTTCACCTGTTTAGGCTCCTCTGCAGTGTGAAAAAGTGCGATGTCCATATGTTTGATGGAAAATACACACCACAGCAAGTGTTCAGTCAAAAGGGTTGAGCATGCTGGCGGGCATCAGATCCTCATTAAAATTGGCCAAAGCCTCGCACAGCATGGGGTCATGAAGATCTTGGAGGAAAAGCTCTTCTGGAGAATCCCTCGGTGGTCCTGTGACAAAAGAAATGACTGAAAAGAGAAGAAGTGAGTCACGTGTATGCACGGCACGGTTCCAATCTCAAGTCCATACTGGGGAAGAGTGGTTTAGGTAGCAGGAGAGCCATGACCCACCATCATCTCCTCCACACTCGCCATTCATTGAGTGCGGGTCTTGGTCCTCCTGTGTCATGTCTGGCAACGGGTATGATACAGGCTCCAGTTT is a window from the Entelurus aequoreus isolate RoL-2023_Sb linkage group LG26, RoL_Eaeq_v1.1, whole genome shotgun sequence genome containing:
- the gpr84 gene encoding G-protein coupled receptor 84 is translated as MLLNVTNQTDDGFSCYSPSVEVYRYFAVLWGCAVTVTGTIGNLMTILAFASDSHLRTRFNVLIVNLALADLLYCTVLQPISVDCYLHLRWRSGELWCRIFGLLLFLSNSVSIITLCLVAVSRYLLVGRRAVFNRVFSNCGLTCLLIATWALGLASFSPLWSVYVFVPQVCTCSFHRIRGRPYTTILLFFYFFVGLACVGTFYFLIYRRVRLASLALLRYRFSRRSSKKKAPEADDSGVGNSMATCSSDLGTQGKFTEIENPLQNTQCKTSKESPAHKPNPGVGSAPPLSPATPATASSGEDSEFKRVTRMCFAVFLCFVFCFVPFLLLNIADKRGSAPQVLHMLCANLTWLNSCINPILYAVMNRQFRKAYHVLLIRAATPFSYLWRQSS